One Papio anubis isolate 15944 chromosome 9, Panubis1.0, whole genome shotgun sequence genomic window carries:
- the IKZF4 gene encoding zinc finger protein Eos isoform X3, with protein sequence MDIEDCNGRSYMSGSGDSSLEKEFLGAPVGPSVSTPNSQHSSPSRSLSANSIKVEMYSDEESSRLLGPDERLLEKDDSVIVEDSLSEPLGYCDGSGPEPHSPGGIRLPNGKLKCDVCGMVCIGPNVLMVHKRSHTGERPFHCNQCGASFTQKGNLLRHIKLHSGEKPFKCPFCNYACRRRDALTGHLRTHSVSSPTVGKPYKCNYCGRSYKQQSTLEEHKERCHNYLQSLSTEAQALAGQPGDEIRDLEMVPDSMLHSSSERPTFIDRLANSLTKRKRSTPQKFVGEKQMRFSLSDLPYDVNSGGYEKDVELVAHHSLEPGFGSSLAFVGAEHLRPLRLPPTNCISELTPVISSVYTQMQPLPGRLELPGSREAGEGPEDLADGGPLLYRARGPLTDPGASPSNGCQDSTDTESNHEDRVAGVVSLPQGPPPQPPPTIVVGRHSPAYAKEDPKPQEGLLRGTPGPSKEVLRVVGESGEPVKAFKCEHCRILFLDHVMFTIHMGCHGFRDPFECNICGYHSQDRYEFSSHIVRGEHKVG encoded by the exons ATGGACATAGAAGACTGCAATGGCCGCTCCTATATGTCTG GTAGCGGGGACTCATCTCTGGAGAAGGAGTTCCTCGGGGCCCCAGTGGGGCCCTCGGTGAGCACCCCCAACAGCCAGCACTCTTCTCCCAGCCGCTCACTCAGCG CCAACTCCATCAAGGTGGAGATGTACAGCGATGAGGAGTCGAGCAGACTGCTGGGGCCAGATGAGCGGCTCCTGGAAAAGGACGACAGTGTGATTGTGGAAGATTCATTGTCTGAGCCCTTGGGCTACTGTGATGGGAGTGGGCCAGAGCCTCACTCCCCTGGGGGCATCCGGCTGCCTAATGGCAAGCTCAAGTGTGACGTTTGCGGTATGGTCTGTATTGGACCCAACGTGCTCATGGTGCACAAGCGCAGCCACACTG GTGAAAGGCCCTTCCATTGCAACCAGTGTGGTGCCTCCTTCACCCAGAAGGGGAACCTGCTGCGCCACATCAAGCTGCATTCCGGGGAGAAGCCCTTTAAATGTCCCTTCTGCAACTATGCCTGCCGCCGGCGTGATGCACTCACTGGTCACCTCCGCACACACTCAG TCTCCTCTCCCACAGTGGGTAAGCCCTACAAGTGTAACTACTGTGGCCGGAGCTACAAACAGCAGAGTACCCTGGAGGAGCACAAGGAGCGGTGCCATAACTACCTACAGAGTCTCAGCACTGAAGCCCAAGCTTTGGCTGGCCAACCAG GTGACGAAATACGTGACCTGGAGATGGTGCCAGACTCCATGCTGCACTCATCCTCTGAGCGGCCAACTTTCATTGATCGTCTGGCCAACAGCCTCACCAAACGCAAGCGTTCCACACCCCAGAAGTTTGTAG GCGAAAAGCAGATGCGCTTCAGCCTCTCAGACCTCCCCTATGACGTGAACTCGGGTGGCTACGAAAAGGATGTGGAGTTGGTGGCACACCACAGCCTGGAACCTGGCTTTGGAAGTTCCCTGGCCTTTGTGGGTGCAGAGCATCTGCGTCCCCTCCGCCTTCCACCCACCAATTGCATCTCAGAACTCACGCCTGTCATCAGCTCTGTCTACACCCAGATGCAGCCCCTCCCTGGTCGACTGGAGCTTCCAGGATCCCGAGAAGCAGGTGAGGGACCTGAGGACCTGGCTGATGGAGGTCCCCTCCTCTACCGGGCCCGAGGCCCCCTGACTGACCCTGGGGCATCCCCCAGCAATGGCTGCCAGGACTCCACAGACACAGAAAGCAACCACGAAGATCGGGTTGCAGGGGTGGTATCCCTCCCTCAGggtcccccaccccagccacctCCCACCATTGTGGTGGGCCGGCACAGTCCTGCCTACGCCAAAGAGGACCCCAAGCCACAGGAGGGATTATTGCGGGGCACCCCAGGCCCCTCCAAGGAAGTGCTTCGGGTGGTGGGCGAGAGTGGTGAGCCTGTGAAGGCCTTCAAGTGTGAGCACTGCCGTATCCTCTTCCTGGACCACGTCATGTTCACTATCCACATGGGCTGCCATGGCTTCAGAGACCCTTTTGAGTGCAACATCTGTGGTTATCACAGCCAGGACCGGTACGAATTCTCTTCCCACATTGTCCGGGGGGAGCATAAGGTGGGCTAG
- the IKZF4 gene encoding zinc finger protein Eos isoform X1: protein MHTPPALPRRFQGGGRVRTPGSHRQGKDNLERDPSGGCVPDFLPQAQDSNHFIMESLFCESSGDSSLEKEFLGAPVGPSVSTPNSQHSSPSRSLSANSIKVEMYSDEESSRLLGPDERLLEKDDSVIVEDSLSEPLGYCDGSGPEPHSPGGIRLPNGKLKCDVCGMVCIGPNVLMVHKRSHTGERPFHCNQCGASFTQKGNLLRHIKLHSGEKPFKCPFCNYACRRRDALTGHLRTHSVSSPTVGKPYKCNYCGRSYKQQSTLEEHKERCHNYLQSLSTEAQALAGQPGDEIRDLEMVPDSMLHSSSERPTFIDRLANSLTKRKRSTPQKFVGEKQMRFSLSDLPYDVNSGGYEKDVELVAHHSLEPGFGSSLAFVGAEHLRPLRLPPTNCISELTPVISSVYTQMQPLPGRLELPGSREAGEGPEDLADGGPLLYRARGPLTDPGASPSNGCQDSTDTESNHEDRVAGVVSLPQGPPPQPPPTIVVGRHSPAYAKEDPKPQEGLLRGTPGPSKEVLRVVGESGEPVKAFKCEHCRILFLDHVMFTIHMGCHGFRDPFECNICGYHSQDRYEFSSHIVRGEHKVG, encoded by the exons ATGCATACACCACCCGCACTCCCTCGCCGTTTCCAAGGCGGCGGCCGCGTTCGCACCCCAGGGTCTCACCGGCAAGGGAAGGATAAT CTGGAGAGGGATCCCTCAGGAGGGTGTGTTCCGGATTTCTTGCCTCAGGCCCAAGACTCCAACCATTTTATAATGGAATCTTTATTTTGTGAAA GTAGCGGGGACTCATCTCTGGAGAAGGAGTTCCTCGGGGCCCCAGTGGGGCCCTCGGTGAGCACCCCCAACAGCCAGCACTCTTCTCCCAGCCGCTCACTCAGCG CCAACTCCATCAAGGTGGAGATGTACAGCGATGAGGAGTCGAGCAGACTGCTGGGGCCAGATGAGCGGCTCCTGGAAAAGGACGACAGTGTGATTGTGGAAGATTCATTGTCTGAGCCCTTGGGCTACTGTGATGGGAGTGGGCCAGAGCCTCACTCCCCTGGGGGCATCCGGCTGCCTAATGGCAAGCTCAAGTGTGACGTTTGCGGTATGGTCTGTATTGGACCCAACGTGCTCATGGTGCACAAGCGCAGCCACACTG GTGAAAGGCCCTTCCATTGCAACCAGTGTGGTGCCTCCTTCACCCAGAAGGGGAACCTGCTGCGCCACATCAAGCTGCATTCCGGGGAGAAGCCCTTTAAATGTCCCTTCTGCAACTATGCCTGCCGCCGGCGTGATGCACTCACTGGTCACCTCCGCACACACTCAG TCTCCTCTCCCACAGTGGGTAAGCCCTACAAGTGTAACTACTGTGGCCGGAGCTACAAACAGCAGAGTACCCTGGAGGAGCACAAGGAGCGGTGCCATAACTACCTACAGAGTCTCAGCACTGAAGCCCAAGCTTTGGCTGGCCAACCAG GTGACGAAATACGTGACCTGGAGATGGTGCCAGACTCCATGCTGCACTCATCCTCTGAGCGGCCAACTTTCATTGATCGTCTGGCCAACAGCCTCACCAAACGCAAGCGTTCCACACCCCAGAAGTTTGTAG GCGAAAAGCAGATGCGCTTCAGCCTCTCAGACCTCCCCTATGACGTGAACTCGGGTGGCTACGAAAAGGATGTGGAGTTGGTGGCACACCACAGCCTGGAACCTGGCTTTGGAAGTTCCCTGGCCTTTGTGGGTGCAGAGCATCTGCGTCCCCTCCGCCTTCCACCCACCAATTGCATCTCAGAACTCACGCCTGTCATCAGCTCTGTCTACACCCAGATGCAGCCCCTCCCTGGTCGACTGGAGCTTCCAGGATCCCGAGAAGCAGGTGAGGGACCTGAGGACCTGGCTGATGGAGGTCCCCTCCTCTACCGGGCCCGAGGCCCCCTGACTGACCCTGGGGCATCCCCCAGCAATGGCTGCCAGGACTCCACAGACACAGAAAGCAACCACGAAGATCGGGTTGCAGGGGTGGTATCCCTCCCTCAGggtcccccaccccagccacctCCCACCATTGTGGTGGGCCGGCACAGTCCTGCCTACGCCAAAGAGGACCCCAAGCCACAGGAGGGATTATTGCGGGGCACCCCAGGCCCCTCCAAGGAAGTGCTTCGGGTGGTGGGCGAGAGTGGTGAGCCTGTGAAGGCCTTCAAGTGTGAGCACTGCCGTATCCTCTTCCTGGACCACGTCATGTTCACTATCCACATGGGCTGCCATGGCTTCAGAGACCCTTTTGAGTGCAACATCTGTGGTTATCACAGCCAGGACCGGTACGAATTCTCTTCCCACATTGTCCGGGGGGAGCATAAGGTGGGCTAG
- the IKZF4 gene encoding zinc finger protein Eos isoform X2 has protein sequence MSVLNICPFCSPHFSLRPGTPSPSPASCGRQAVMLFPSGLDKGSGDSSLEKEFLGAPVGPSVSTPNSQHSSPSRSLSANSIKVEMYSDEESSRLLGPDERLLEKDDSVIVEDSLSEPLGYCDGSGPEPHSPGGIRLPNGKLKCDVCGMVCIGPNVLMVHKRSHTGERPFHCNQCGASFTQKGNLLRHIKLHSGEKPFKCPFCNYACRRRDALTGHLRTHSVSSPTVGKPYKCNYCGRSYKQQSTLEEHKERCHNYLQSLSTEAQALAGQPGDEIRDLEMVPDSMLHSSSERPTFIDRLANSLTKRKRSTPQKFVGEKQMRFSLSDLPYDVNSGGYEKDVELVAHHSLEPGFGSSLAFVGAEHLRPLRLPPTNCISELTPVISSVYTQMQPLPGRLELPGSREAGEGPEDLADGGPLLYRARGPLTDPGASPSNGCQDSTDTESNHEDRVAGVVSLPQGPPPQPPPTIVVGRHSPAYAKEDPKPQEGLLRGTPGPSKEVLRVVGESGEPVKAFKCEHCRILFLDHVMFTIHMGCHGFRDPFECNICGYHSQDRYEFSSHIVRGEHKVG, from the exons ATGTCTGTCCTGAACATCTGTCCCTTCTGCAGCCCCCATTTTTCTCTCCGCCCTGGcacgcccagccccagcccgGCTTCCTGTGGACGTCAGGCAGTGATGCTCTTCCCCTCAGGCCTAGATAAAG GTAGCGGGGACTCATCTCTGGAGAAGGAGTTCCTCGGGGCCCCAGTGGGGCCCTCGGTGAGCACCCCCAACAGCCAGCACTCTTCTCCCAGCCGCTCACTCAGCG CCAACTCCATCAAGGTGGAGATGTACAGCGATGAGGAGTCGAGCAGACTGCTGGGGCCAGATGAGCGGCTCCTGGAAAAGGACGACAGTGTGATTGTGGAAGATTCATTGTCTGAGCCCTTGGGCTACTGTGATGGGAGTGGGCCAGAGCCTCACTCCCCTGGGGGCATCCGGCTGCCTAATGGCAAGCTCAAGTGTGACGTTTGCGGTATGGTCTGTATTGGACCCAACGTGCTCATGGTGCACAAGCGCAGCCACACTG GTGAAAGGCCCTTCCATTGCAACCAGTGTGGTGCCTCCTTCACCCAGAAGGGGAACCTGCTGCGCCACATCAAGCTGCATTCCGGGGAGAAGCCCTTTAAATGTCCCTTCTGCAACTATGCCTGCCGCCGGCGTGATGCACTCACTGGTCACCTCCGCACACACTCAG TCTCCTCTCCCACAGTGGGTAAGCCCTACAAGTGTAACTACTGTGGCCGGAGCTACAAACAGCAGAGTACCCTGGAGGAGCACAAGGAGCGGTGCCATAACTACCTACAGAGTCTCAGCACTGAAGCCCAAGCTTTGGCTGGCCAACCAG GTGACGAAATACGTGACCTGGAGATGGTGCCAGACTCCATGCTGCACTCATCCTCTGAGCGGCCAACTTTCATTGATCGTCTGGCCAACAGCCTCACCAAACGCAAGCGTTCCACACCCCAGAAGTTTGTAG GCGAAAAGCAGATGCGCTTCAGCCTCTCAGACCTCCCCTATGACGTGAACTCGGGTGGCTACGAAAAGGATGTGGAGTTGGTGGCACACCACAGCCTGGAACCTGGCTTTGGAAGTTCCCTGGCCTTTGTGGGTGCAGAGCATCTGCGTCCCCTCCGCCTTCCACCCACCAATTGCATCTCAGAACTCACGCCTGTCATCAGCTCTGTCTACACCCAGATGCAGCCCCTCCCTGGTCGACTGGAGCTTCCAGGATCCCGAGAAGCAGGTGAGGGACCTGAGGACCTGGCTGATGGAGGTCCCCTCCTCTACCGGGCCCGAGGCCCCCTGACTGACCCTGGGGCATCCCCCAGCAATGGCTGCCAGGACTCCACAGACACAGAAAGCAACCACGAAGATCGGGTTGCAGGGGTGGTATCCCTCCCTCAGggtcccccaccccagccacctCCCACCATTGTGGTGGGCCGGCACAGTCCTGCCTACGCCAAAGAGGACCCCAAGCCACAGGAGGGATTATTGCGGGGCACCCCAGGCCCCTCCAAGGAAGTGCTTCGGGTGGTGGGCGAGAGTGGTGAGCCTGTGAAGGCCTTCAAGTGTGAGCACTGCCGTATCCTCTTCCTGGACCACGTCATGTTCACTATCCACATGGGCTGCCATGGCTTCAGAGACCCTTTTGAGTGCAACATCTGTGGTTATCACAGCCAGGACCGGTACGAATTCTCTTCCCACATTGTCCGGGGGGAGCATAAGGTGGGCTAG
- the IKZF4 gene encoding zinc finger protein Eos isoform X4 gives MYSDEESSRLLGPDERLLEKDDSVIVEDSLSEPLGYCDGSGPEPHSPGGIRLPNGKLKCDVCGMVCIGPNVLMVHKRSHTGERPFHCNQCGASFTQKGNLLRHIKLHSGEKPFKCPFCNYACRRRDALTGHLRTHSVSSPTVGKPYKCNYCGRSYKQQSTLEEHKERCHNYLQSLSTEAQALAGQPGDEIRDLEMVPDSMLHSSSERPTFIDRLANSLTKRKRSTPQKFVGEKQMRFSLSDLPYDVNSGGYEKDVELVAHHSLEPGFGSSLAFVGAEHLRPLRLPPTNCISELTPVISSVYTQMQPLPGRLELPGSREAGEGPEDLADGGPLLYRARGPLTDPGASPSNGCQDSTDTESNHEDRVAGVVSLPQGPPPQPPPTIVVGRHSPAYAKEDPKPQEGLLRGTPGPSKEVLRVVGESGEPVKAFKCEHCRILFLDHVMFTIHMGCHGFRDPFECNICGYHSQDRYEFSSHIVRGEHKVG, from the exons ATGTACAGCGATGAGGAGTCGAGCAGACTGCTGGGGCCAGATGAGCGGCTCCTGGAAAAGGACGACAGTGTGATTGTGGAAGATTCATTGTCTGAGCCCTTGGGCTACTGTGATGGGAGTGGGCCAGAGCCTCACTCCCCTGGGGGCATCCGGCTGCCTAATGGCAAGCTCAAGTGTGACGTTTGCGGTATGGTCTGTATTGGACCCAACGTGCTCATGGTGCACAAGCGCAGCCACACTG GTGAAAGGCCCTTCCATTGCAACCAGTGTGGTGCCTCCTTCACCCAGAAGGGGAACCTGCTGCGCCACATCAAGCTGCATTCCGGGGAGAAGCCCTTTAAATGTCCCTTCTGCAACTATGCCTGCCGCCGGCGTGATGCACTCACTGGTCACCTCCGCACACACTCAG TCTCCTCTCCCACAGTGGGTAAGCCCTACAAGTGTAACTACTGTGGCCGGAGCTACAAACAGCAGAGTACCCTGGAGGAGCACAAGGAGCGGTGCCATAACTACCTACAGAGTCTCAGCACTGAAGCCCAAGCTTTGGCTGGCCAACCAG GTGACGAAATACGTGACCTGGAGATGGTGCCAGACTCCATGCTGCACTCATCCTCTGAGCGGCCAACTTTCATTGATCGTCTGGCCAACAGCCTCACCAAACGCAAGCGTTCCACACCCCAGAAGTTTGTAG GCGAAAAGCAGATGCGCTTCAGCCTCTCAGACCTCCCCTATGACGTGAACTCGGGTGGCTACGAAAAGGATGTGGAGTTGGTGGCACACCACAGCCTGGAACCTGGCTTTGGAAGTTCCCTGGCCTTTGTGGGTGCAGAGCATCTGCGTCCCCTCCGCCTTCCACCCACCAATTGCATCTCAGAACTCACGCCTGTCATCAGCTCTGTCTACACCCAGATGCAGCCCCTCCCTGGTCGACTGGAGCTTCCAGGATCCCGAGAAGCAGGTGAGGGACCTGAGGACCTGGCTGATGGAGGTCCCCTCCTCTACCGGGCCCGAGGCCCCCTGACTGACCCTGGGGCATCCCCCAGCAATGGCTGCCAGGACTCCACAGACACAGAAAGCAACCACGAAGATCGGGTTGCAGGGGTGGTATCCCTCCCTCAGggtcccccaccccagccacctCCCACCATTGTGGTGGGCCGGCACAGTCCTGCCTACGCCAAAGAGGACCCCAAGCCACAGGAGGGATTATTGCGGGGCACCCCAGGCCCCTCCAAGGAAGTGCTTCGGGTGGTGGGCGAGAGTGGTGAGCCTGTGAAGGCCTTCAAGTGTGAGCACTGCCGTATCCTCTTCCTGGACCACGTCATGTTCACTATCCACATGGGCTGCCATGGCTTCAGAGACCCTTTTGAGTGCAACATCTGTGGTTATCACAGCCAGGACCGGTACGAATTCTCTTCCCACATTGTCCGGGGGGAGCATAAGGTGGGCTAG